A part of Leptotrichia hongkongensis genomic DNA contains:
- a CDS encoding bifunctional metallophosphatase/5'-nucleotidase, whose product MTVKNTDTSLKKREVSIKILGTSDVHGRVLAWNYAADEEDRSGSYAQISTLVKKIRKKNKNVILVEVGDAIQDNWIEKFAMAPKHPIPEMLNYMKYDIFVPGNHEFNFGMPILSNILRDMKCKKLTANLYYNENTENDTNFSKDKSRYLDASTIIEKDGVKIGIIGLSTPMSAQFEEDTGYLKDFYFVSPIKEAQKQVKKLKKEGANAIVAVAHMGIENENGIPETGVRDLANAVPEIDVIVAGHMHQNIPKEIINGVLITEPHRYGTVISEVDLKFEVLDENVKLISKDSTTIPVKDEEPDKKIEEIYKPFHNRLCRIANEKIGNTLNDMVPKEKYYGVSAAFAKDTGLSSFITDVELYYSGADVVSFAYNYENVKLDKGEIKRKDIVYNYRYTGGDVTIYEMTGKQLKDYMEWSADYFDTIRPGDTEYHYNPERANGKYVTFDIFGGVRYKIDLRNEKGNKITNLMLVNGTKVTPEMKLKVGMNAYRFEQLARKGGIFDGQEIPVLWASKEAIGNIKGTIQNMMIDYIRNVKNGVIDGKSHNNWEIIGL is encoded by the coding sequence ATGACAGTAAAAAATACGGACACTTCTTTAAAAAAAAGGGAAGTAAGTATAAAAATATTGGGAACAAGTGATGTTCATGGAAGAGTGCTTGCTTGGAACTATGCGGCTGATGAAGAGGATAGGTCAGGTTCTTATGCACAGATTTCAACATTGGTGAAAAAAATTAGAAAAAAGAATAAAAATGTAATTTTGGTTGAAGTTGGGGATGCAATTCAGGATAATTGGATAGAAAAATTTGCAATGGCACCAAAACACCCCATTCCAGAAATGTTAAATTATATGAAATATGATATTTTTGTACCAGGAAATCATGAATTTAACTTCGGAATGCCAATTTTATCAAATATTTTGCGAGATATGAAATGTAAAAAATTAACTGCTAACTTGTATTACAATGAAAATACTGAAAATGATACCAATTTTTCAAAAGATAAAAGCAGATATTTAGATGCTTCCACAATTATTGAAAAGGATGGCGTGAAGATTGGAATTATTGGATTATCAACTCCAATGTCAGCACAATTTGAAGAAGATACTGGCTATTTGAAGGATTTTTATTTTGTGTCGCCTATAAAGGAAGCTCAAAAACAAGTAAAAAAACTTAAAAAGGAAGGTGCGAACGCTATTGTTGCAGTAGCTCATATGGGCATTGAAAATGAAAATGGAATTCCTGAAACAGGAGTAAGAGATTTAGCAAACGCTGTACCCGAAATTGATGTAATTGTAGCTGGGCATATGCATCAGAATATACCAAAGGAAATAATTAACGGTGTTCTTATTACAGAACCTCATAGATATGGAACTGTTATTTCAGAAGTAGACTTAAAATTTGAAGTGTTGGATGAAAATGTTAAATTAATAAGCAAAGATTCTACGACCATTCCTGTAAAAGATGAAGAGCCTGATAAAAAAATTGAAGAGATTTATAAACCTTTTCACAATAGGCTTTGCAGAATTGCAAATGAAAAAATAGGAAATACACTAAATGATATGGTTCCCAAAGAAAAATATTATGGTGTGTCAGCAGCTTTTGCTAAAGATACAGGACTGTCATCATTTATAACTGATGTTGAGCTTTATTACAGCGGGGCAGATGTCGTTTCATTTGCATACAATTATGAAAATGTAAAACTAGATAAAGGGGAAATTAAGAGAAAAGACATAGTTTACAACTATCGTTACACAGGTGGAGATGTTACAATTTATGAAATGACAGGAAAACAGTTAAAAGACTATATGGAATGGTCTGCTGACTATTTTGATACAATTCGGCCTGGAGATACTGAGTATCATTATAATCCAGAACGTGCCAACGGAAAATATGTAACATTTGATATTTTTGGCGGGGTGAGATATAAAATTGATTTAAGAAATGAAAAAGGGAATAAAATTACTAATCTGATGTTAGTTAACGGAACTAAAGTAACGCCTGAAATGAAATTAAAAGTTGGAATGAATGCCTATAGGTTTGAACAGCTGGCTAGAAAAGGCGGTATTTTTGACGGGCAGGAAATTCCAGTTTTATGGGCATCGAAAGAAGCAATTGGAAATATAAAGGGAACTATCCAAAATATGATGATTGACTATATTCGAAATGTAAAAAATGGTGTAATTGATGGAAAGAGCCATAATAACTGGGAAATAATTGGATTATAA